In the Ipomoea triloba cultivar NCNSP0323 chromosome 6, ASM357664v1 genome, one interval contains:
- the LOC116022646 gene encoding putative lactoylglutathione lyase — MAFRVCLLQPPFSDLNCSSSPSCQRGTAFLPRAYTPSRRLALLHLSTAISQTQLFDAKALQSLNAEREVIETGTAADIARAMVEENVLDWTKKDKRRMLHVVYRVGNLDKTIKFYTECLGMKLLRRRDIPEDRYSNAFLGFGPEETNFSMELTYNYGIDKYDIGTGFGHFGIAVEDVARTVDLVKVKGGKVTQEPGPVKTGSPAIAYVEDPDGYPIELLERSPTPEPLCQVMLRVGDLDRAINFYKKAFGMDLLRKKDKPENKCTIAIMGYGPEDKNVVVELTYNYGVKEYDKGNGYAQIAIGTNDVYKTAEVIKLCGGEITLEPGPLPGINTKITACVDPDGWKAVFVDNSDFLKELE, encoded by the exons ATGGCATTCAGAGTTTGCTTACTTCAACCTCCATTCTCTGATTTGAACtgctcttcttctccttcttgtcAACGCGGAACTGCTTTTCTGCCTCGTGCTTACACCCCATCCCGCAGGCTCGCTCTCCTGCATCTCAGCACTG CTATCTCTCAGACACAGCTATTTGATGCAAAAGCACTGCAATCACTCAATGCTGAGAGGGAGGTAATAGAGACTGGAACAGCTGCAGATATAGCACGTGCTATGGTTGAGGAAAATGTGTTGGACTGGACCAAAAAGGACAAAAGAAGGATGCTCCATGTTGTCTATCGTGTTGGGAATTTAGACAAGACAATAAA ATTCTACACAGAGTGTCTGGGCATGAAGTTGCTGAGGAGACGTGACATTCCAGAGGACAGATATTCAAATGCTTTTCTTGGCTTTGGTCCTGAAGAAACAAATTTTTCTATGGAACTTACATACA ACTACGGAATTGACAAGTATGACATTGGAACTGGTTTTGGACATTTTGGTATTGCAGTTGAGGAT GTTGCAAGAACAGTTGACCTCGTAAAAGTTAAGGGAGGCAAGGTTACCCAAGAACCGGGTCCTGTCAAAACTGGAAGCCCTGCAATTGCATATGTCGAAGATCCCGATGGCTACCCTATTGAACTTTTGGAGAGGAGTCCTACTCCTGAGCCCCTATGTCAAGTAATGCTCCGTGTAGGGGATCTTGACCGTgctattaatttctataagaag GCTTTTGGCATGGACCTTCTTCGTAAAAAAGATAAACCTGAAAATAAA TGTACTATAGCCATCATGGGTTATGGCCCTGAAGACAAAAATGTAGTCGTGGAATTGACATATAACTATGGTGTTAAAGAATACGACAAAGGAAATGGTTATGCTCAG ATTGCAATAGGCACAAATGATGTCTACAAGACTGCAGAAGTAATAAAACTTTGTGGAGGGGAAATTACACTTGAACCTGGACCCTTGCCTGGCATCAATACAAAGATCACAGCTTGTGTTGATCCGGATGGTTGGAAAGCT GTATTTGTTGATAATAGTGATTTTCTGAAGGAACTAGAGTGA
- the LOC116022645 gene encoding VAN3-binding protein isoform X2 has product MHAYRCCLVCLIVTVSLKLEGIREECEASWSPSTCPPPETPTESMEFLARAWSVSATELSKALSHTKVDSTHAHKPFGVRQPNFEKPEMTMVTKERKMQQQSNSDSPLISPRESDDSKEFLLLHQALNPEFLASQHLMKAGVSCYPLCKSVARSKTMGRWLKDQKQRKKQELRSHNAQVHAAVSVAGVAAAVAAIATSLVTSPERSGTQQKPSSNVSTAIASAAALVASHCIEIAEDMGADQEQILSVVNSAINARTNGDIMALTAGAATALRGAATLRTRLQKGSGAEAIALADEQNDISKESNVTATLNFVSRGGELLKCTRKGDLHWKQVSFNINSNWQVVAKMKSKHMAGTFTKKKKCVVSGVYSDIPAWPGREEEAHEHRAYFGIQTVDRIIEFECRNKGEKQMWVDGIQHMLSCQMKMT; this is encoded by the exons ATGCATGCTTACCGGTGCTGTCTTGTGTGCTTGATTGTCACAGTGTCGCTAAAGCTGGAGGGAATCAGGGAAGAATGTGAAGCGAGTTGGTCGCCCTCCACATGCCCCCCGCCAGAAACTCCTACCGAGTCCATGGAGTTCCTAGCCAGGGCGTGGAGTGTATCCGCAACTGAACTCTCCAAAGCTCTTTCCCATACCAAAGTAGATTCCACTCATGCTCACAAACCATTTGGTGTTAGGCAACCCAACTTTGAAAAGCCTGAAATGACAATGGTGACAAAGGAACGT AAAATGCAACAGCAATCAAACTCAGATAGTCCTCTAATTTCTCCAAGAGAAAGTGACGATAGTAAG GAATTCCTTTTGCTCCATCAAGCACTCAACCCGGAATTCCTTGCCAGTCAACATCTGATGAAAGCGGGGGTATCATGTTATCCA CTCTGCAAAAGTGTCGCGAGGAGCAAGACAATGGGGAGATGGTTGAAAGATCAAAAGCAAAGGAAAAAGCAAGAGCTTAGAAGTCACAACGCCCAGGTGCATGCAGCAGTGTCGGTGGCAGGGGTCGCTGCAGCGGTAGCAGCTATTGCAACCTCGTTAGTAACCTCTCCCGAGCGATCTGGAACCCAACAGAAGCCATCTTCAAACGTATCAACTGCAATTGCATCCGCAGCAGCTCTGGTTGCATCTCATTGCATTGAAATTGCTGAGGATATGGGAGCCGATCAGGAACAAATCCTATCAGTTGTTAATTCAGCAATTAACGCGAGGACTAATGGTGACATTATGGCACTCACTGCTGGAGCTGCTACAG cATTGAGAGGTGCTGCCACACTAAGGACAAGGCTGCAAAAGGGGTCCGGAGCTGAAGCTATTGCTTTGGCAGATGAGCAAAATGACATTAGTAAAGAATCAAATGTCACAGCAACACTGAATTTTGTCTCTAGAGGGGGAGAACTACTAAAATGTACAAGAAAAG GTGATCTCCACTGGAAGCAAGTCTCtttcaacataaattcaaaCTGGCAG GTGGTAGCTAAAATGAAAAGCAAGCACATGGCAGGAACATttacaaagaagaagaaat GTGTAGTCTCTGGAGTCTATAGTGACATACCAGCATGGCCGGGACGAGAGGAAGAAGCACACGAGCATAGAGCCTACTTCGGGATACAAACTGTTGACAGGATAATTGAGTTTGAAtgcagaaacaaaggagaaaaaCAGATGTGGGTAGATGGGATCCAACATATGTTGTCTTGCCAAATGAAGATGACTTGA
- the LOC116022645 gene encoding VAN3-binding protein isoform X6, producing MSLKLEGIREECEASWSPSTCPPPETPTESMEFLARAWSVSATELSKALSHTKVDSTHAHKPFGVRQPNFEKPEMTMVTKERKMQQQSNSDSPLISPRESDDSKEFLLLHQALNPEFLASQHLMKAGVSCYPQLCKSVARSKTMGRWLKDQKQRKKQELRSHNAQVHAAVSVAGVAAAVAAIATSLVTSPERSGTQQKPSSNVSTAIASAAALVASHCIEIAEDMGADQEQILSVVNSAINARTNGDIMALTAGAATALRGAATLRTRLQKGSGAEAIALADEQNDISKESNVTATLNFVSRGGELLKCTRKGDLHWKQVSFNINSNWQVVAKMKSKHMAGTFTKKKKCVVSGVYSDIPAWPGREEEAHEHRAYFGIQTVDRIIEFECRNKGEKQMWVDGIQHMLSCQMKMT from the exons A TGTCGCTAAAGCTGGAGGGAATCAGGGAAGAATGTGAAGCGAGTTGGTCGCCCTCCACATGCCCCCCGCCAGAAACTCCTACCGAGTCCATGGAGTTCCTAGCCAGGGCGTGGAGTGTATCCGCAACTGAACTCTCCAAAGCTCTTTCCCATACCAAAGTAGATTCCACTCATGCTCACAAACCATTTGGTGTTAGGCAACCCAACTTTGAAAAGCCTGAAATGACAATGGTGACAAAGGAACGT AAAATGCAACAGCAATCAAACTCAGATAGTCCTCTAATTTCTCCAAGAGAAAGTGACGATAGTAAG GAATTCCTTTTGCTCCATCAAGCACTCAACCCGGAATTCCTTGCCAGTCAACATCTGATGAAAGCGGGGGTATCATGTTATCCA CAGCTCTGCAAAAGTGTCGCGAGGAGCAAGACAATGGGGAGATGGTTGAAAGATCAAAAGCAAAGGAAAAAGCAAGAGCTTAGAAGTCACAACGCCCAGGTGCATGCAGCAGTGTCGGTGGCAGGGGTCGCTGCAGCGGTAGCAGCTATTGCAACCTCGTTAGTAACCTCTCCCGAGCGATCTGGAACCCAACAGAAGCCATCTTCAAACGTATCAACTGCAATTGCATCCGCAGCAGCTCTGGTTGCATCTCATTGCATTGAAATTGCTGAGGATATGGGAGCCGATCAGGAACAAATCCTATCAGTTGTTAATTCAGCAATTAACGCGAGGACTAATGGTGACATTATGGCACTCACTGCTGGAGCTGCTACAG cATTGAGAGGTGCTGCCACACTAAGGACAAGGCTGCAAAAGGGGTCCGGAGCTGAAGCTATTGCTTTGGCAGATGAGCAAAATGACATTAGTAAAGAATCAAATGTCACAGCAACACTGAATTTTGTCTCTAGAGGGGGAGAACTACTAAAATGTACAAGAAAAG GTGATCTCCACTGGAAGCAAGTCTCtttcaacataaattcaaaCTGGCAG GTGGTAGCTAAAATGAAAAGCAAGCACATGGCAGGAACATttacaaagaagaagaaat GTGTAGTCTCTGGAGTCTATAGTGACATACCAGCATGGCCGGGACGAGAGGAAGAAGCACACGAGCATAGAGCCTACTTCGGGATACAAACTGTTGACAGGATAATTGAGTTTGAAtgcagaaacaaaggagaaaaaCAGATGTGGGTAGATGGGATCCAACATATGTTGTCTTGCCAAATGAAGATGACTTGA
- the LOC116022645 gene encoding VAN3-binding protein isoform X5: MHAYRCCLVCLIVTVSLKLEGIREECEASWSPSTCPPPETPTESMEFLARAWSVSATELSKALSHTKVDSTHAHKPFGVRQPNFEKPEMTMVTKERKMQQQSNSDSPLISPRESDDSKEFLLLHQALNPEFLASQHLMKAGLCKSVARSKTMGRWLKDQKQRKKQELRSHNAQVHAAVSVAGVAAAVAAIATSLVTSPERSGTQQKPSSNVSTAIASAAALVASHCIEIAEDMGADQEQILSVVNSAINARTNGDIMALTAGAATALRGAATLRTRLQKGSGAEAIALADEQNDISKESNVTATLNFVSRGGELLKCTRKGDLHWKQVSFNINSNWQVVAKMKSKHMAGTFTKKKKCVVSGVYSDIPAWPGREEEAHEHRAYFGIQTVDRIIEFECRNKGEKQMWVDGIQHMLSCQMKMT, translated from the exons ATGCATGCTTACCGGTGCTGTCTTGTGTGCTTGATTGTCACAGTGTCGCTAAAGCTGGAGGGAATCAGGGAAGAATGTGAAGCGAGTTGGTCGCCCTCCACATGCCCCCCGCCAGAAACTCCTACCGAGTCCATGGAGTTCCTAGCCAGGGCGTGGAGTGTATCCGCAACTGAACTCTCCAAAGCTCTTTCCCATACCAAAGTAGATTCCACTCATGCTCACAAACCATTTGGTGTTAGGCAACCCAACTTTGAAAAGCCTGAAATGACAATGGTGACAAAGGAACGT AAAATGCAACAGCAATCAAACTCAGATAGTCCTCTAATTTCTCCAAGAGAAAGTGACGATAGTAAG GAATTCCTTTTGCTCCATCAAGCACTCAACCCGGAATTCCTTGCCAGTCAACATCTGATGAAAGCGGGG CTCTGCAAAAGTGTCGCGAGGAGCAAGACAATGGGGAGATGGTTGAAAGATCAAAAGCAAAGGAAAAAGCAAGAGCTTAGAAGTCACAACGCCCAGGTGCATGCAGCAGTGTCGGTGGCAGGGGTCGCTGCAGCGGTAGCAGCTATTGCAACCTCGTTAGTAACCTCTCCCGAGCGATCTGGAACCCAACAGAAGCCATCTTCAAACGTATCAACTGCAATTGCATCCGCAGCAGCTCTGGTTGCATCTCATTGCATTGAAATTGCTGAGGATATGGGAGCCGATCAGGAACAAATCCTATCAGTTGTTAATTCAGCAATTAACGCGAGGACTAATGGTGACATTATGGCACTCACTGCTGGAGCTGCTACAG cATTGAGAGGTGCTGCCACACTAAGGACAAGGCTGCAAAAGGGGTCCGGAGCTGAAGCTATTGCTTTGGCAGATGAGCAAAATGACATTAGTAAAGAATCAAATGTCACAGCAACACTGAATTTTGTCTCTAGAGGGGGAGAACTACTAAAATGTACAAGAAAAG GTGATCTCCACTGGAAGCAAGTCTCtttcaacataaattcaaaCTGGCAG GTGGTAGCTAAAATGAAAAGCAAGCACATGGCAGGAACATttacaaagaagaagaaat GTGTAGTCTCTGGAGTCTATAGTGACATACCAGCATGGCCGGGACGAGAGGAAGAAGCACACGAGCATAGAGCCTACTTCGGGATACAAACTGTTGACAGGATAATTGAGTTTGAAtgcagaaacaaaggagaaaaaCAGATGTGGGTAGATGGGATCCAACATATGTTGTCTTGCCAAATGAAGATGACTTGA
- the LOC116022645 gene encoding VAN3-binding protein isoform X3, with translation MHAYRCCLVCLIVTVSLKLEGIREECEASWSPSTCPPPETPTESMEFLARAWSVSATELSKALSHTKVDSTHAHKPFGVRQPNFEKPEMTMVTKERKMQQQSNSDSPLISPRESDDSKEFLLLHQALNPEFLASQHLMKAGVSCYPQLCKSVARSKTMGRWLKDQKQRKKQELRSHNAQVHAAVSVAGVAAAVAAIATSLVTSPERSGTQQKPSSNVSTAIASAAALVASHCIEIAEDMGADQEQILSVVNSAINARTNGDIMALTAGAATALRGAATLRTRLQKGSGAEAIALADEQNDISKESNVTATLNFVSRGGELLKCTRKGDLHWKQVSFNINSNWQVVAKMKSKHMAGTFTKKKKFSGVYSDIPAWPGREEEAHEHRAYFGIQTVDRIIEFECRNKGEKQMWVDGIQHMLSCQMKMT, from the exons ATGCATGCTTACCGGTGCTGTCTTGTGTGCTTGATTGTCACAGTGTCGCTAAAGCTGGAGGGAATCAGGGAAGAATGTGAAGCGAGTTGGTCGCCCTCCACATGCCCCCCGCCAGAAACTCCTACCGAGTCCATGGAGTTCCTAGCCAGGGCGTGGAGTGTATCCGCAACTGAACTCTCCAAAGCTCTTTCCCATACCAAAGTAGATTCCACTCATGCTCACAAACCATTTGGTGTTAGGCAACCCAACTTTGAAAAGCCTGAAATGACAATGGTGACAAAGGAACGT AAAATGCAACAGCAATCAAACTCAGATAGTCCTCTAATTTCTCCAAGAGAAAGTGACGATAGTAAG GAATTCCTTTTGCTCCATCAAGCACTCAACCCGGAATTCCTTGCCAGTCAACATCTGATGAAAGCGGGGGTATCATGTTATCCA CAGCTCTGCAAAAGTGTCGCGAGGAGCAAGACAATGGGGAGATGGTTGAAAGATCAAAAGCAAAGGAAAAAGCAAGAGCTTAGAAGTCACAACGCCCAGGTGCATGCAGCAGTGTCGGTGGCAGGGGTCGCTGCAGCGGTAGCAGCTATTGCAACCTCGTTAGTAACCTCTCCCGAGCGATCTGGAACCCAACAGAAGCCATCTTCAAACGTATCAACTGCAATTGCATCCGCAGCAGCTCTGGTTGCATCTCATTGCATTGAAATTGCTGAGGATATGGGAGCCGATCAGGAACAAATCCTATCAGTTGTTAATTCAGCAATTAACGCGAGGACTAATGGTGACATTATGGCACTCACTGCTGGAGCTGCTACAG cATTGAGAGGTGCTGCCACACTAAGGACAAGGCTGCAAAAGGGGTCCGGAGCTGAAGCTATTGCTTTGGCAGATGAGCAAAATGACATTAGTAAAGAATCAAATGTCACAGCAACACTGAATTTTGTCTCTAGAGGGGGAGAACTACTAAAATGTACAAGAAAAG GTGATCTCCACTGGAAGCAAGTCTCtttcaacataaattcaaaCTGGCAG GTGGTAGCTAAAATGAAAAGCAAGCACATGGCAGGAACATttacaaagaagaagaaat TCTCTGGAGTCTATAGTGACATACCAGCATGGCCGGGACGAGAGGAAGAAGCACACGAGCATAGAGCCTACTTCGGGATACAAACTGTTGACAGGATAATTGAGTTTGAAtgcagaaacaaaggagaaaaaCAGATGTGGGTAGATGGGATCCAACATATGTTGTCTTGCCAAATGAAGATGACTTGA
- the LOC116022645 gene encoding VAN3-binding protein isoform X1 yields the protein MHAYRCCLVCLIVTVSLKLEGIREECEASWSPSTCPPPETPTESMEFLARAWSVSATELSKALSHTKVDSTHAHKPFGVRQPNFEKPEMTMVTKERKMQQQSNSDSPLISPRESDDSKEFLLLHQALNPEFLASQHLMKAGVSCYPQLCKSVARSKTMGRWLKDQKQRKKQELRSHNAQVHAAVSVAGVAAAVAAIATSLVTSPERSGTQQKPSSNVSTAIASAAALVASHCIEIAEDMGADQEQILSVVNSAINARTNGDIMALTAGAATALRGAATLRTRLQKGSGAEAIALADEQNDISKESNVTATLNFVSRGGELLKCTRKGDLHWKQVSFNINSNWQVVAKMKSKHMAGTFTKKKKCVVSGVYSDIPAWPGREEEAHEHRAYFGIQTVDRIIEFECRNKGEKQMWVDGIQHMLSCQMKMT from the exons ATGCATGCTTACCGGTGCTGTCTTGTGTGCTTGATTGTCACAGTGTCGCTAAAGCTGGAGGGAATCAGGGAAGAATGTGAAGCGAGTTGGTCGCCCTCCACATGCCCCCCGCCAGAAACTCCTACCGAGTCCATGGAGTTCCTAGCCAGGGCGTGGAGTGTATCCGCAACTGAACTCTCCAAAGCTCTTTCCCATACCAAAGTAGATTCCACTCATGCTCACAAACCATTTGGTGTTAGGCAACCCAACTTTGAAAAGCCTGAAATGACAATGGTGACAAAGGAACGT AAAATGCAACAGCAATCAAACTCAGATAGTCCTCTAATTTCTCCAAGAGAAAGTGACGATAGTAAG GAATTCCTTTTGCTCCATCAAGCACTCAACCCGGAATTCCTTGCCAGTCAACATCTGATGAAAGCGGGGGTATCATGTTATCCA CAGCTCTGCAAAAGTGTCGCGAGGAGCAAGACAATGGGGAGATGGTTGAAAGATCAAAAGCAAAGGAAAAAGCAAGAGCTTAGAAGTCACAACGCCCAGGTGCATGCAGCAGTGTCGGTGGCAGGGGTCGCTGCAGCGGTAGCAGCTATTGCAACCTCGTTAGTAACCTCTCCCGAGCGATCTGGAACCCAACAGAAGCCATCTTCAAACGTATCAACTGCAATTGCATCCGCAGCAGCTCTGGTTGCATCTCATTGCATTGAAATTGCTGAGGATATGGGAGCCGATCAGGAACAAATCCTATCAGTTGTTAATTCAGCAATTAACGCGAGGACTAATGGTGACATTATGGCACTCACTGCTGGAGCTGCTACAG cATTGAGAGGTGCTGCCACACTAAGGACAAGGCTGCAAAAGGGGTCCGGAGCTGAAGCTATTGCTTTGGCAGATGAGCAAAATGACATTAGTAAAGAATCAAATGTCACAGCAACACTGAATTTTGTCTCTAGAGGGGGAGAACTACTAAAATGTACAAGAAAAG GTGATCTCCACTGGAAGCAAGTCTCtttcaacataaattcaaaCTGGCAG GTGGTAGCTAAAATGAAAAGCAAGCACATGGCAGGAACATttacaaagaagaagaaat GTGTAGTCTCTGGAGTCTATAGTGACATACCAGCATGGCCGGGACGAGAGGAAGAAGCACACGAGCATAGAGCCTACTTCGGGATACAAACTGTTGACAGGATAATTGAGTTTGAAtgcagaaacaaaggagaaaaaCAGATGTGGGTAGATGGGATCCAACATATGTTGTCTTGCCAAATGAAGATGACTTGA
- the LOC116022645 gene encoding VAN3-binding protein isoform X4, with protein sequence MHAYRCCLVCLIVTVSLKLEGIREECEASWSPSTCPPPETPTESMEFLARAWSVSATELSKALSHTKVDSTHAHKPFGVRQPNFEKPEMTMVTKERKMQQQSNSDSPLISPRESDDSKEFLLLHQALNPEFLASQHLMKAGQLCKSVARSKTMGRWLKDQKQRKKQELRSHNAQVHAAVSVAGVAAAVAAIATSLVTSPERSGTQQKPSSNVSTAIASAAALVASHCIEIAEDMGADQEQILSVVNSAINARTNGDIMALTAGAATALRGAATLRTRLQKGSGAEAIALADEQNDISKESNVTATLNFVSRGGELLKCTRKGDLHWKQVSFNINSNWQVVAKMKSKHMAGTFTKKKKCVVSGVYSDIPAWPGREEEAHEHRAYFGIQTVDRIIEFECRNKGEKQMWVDGIQHMLSCQMKMT encoded by the exons ATGCATGCTTACCGGTGCTGTCTTGTGTGCTTGATTGTCACAGTGTCGCTAAAGCTGGAGGGAATCAGGGAAGAATGTGAAGCGAGTTGGTCGCCCTCCACATGCCCCCCGCCAGAAACTCCTACCGAGTCCATGGAGTTCCTAGCCAGGGCGTGGAGTGTATCCGCAACTGAACTCTCCAAAGCTCTTTCCCATACCAAAGTAGATTCCACTCATGCTCACAAACCATTTGGTGTTAGGCAACCCAACTTTGAAAAGCCTGAAATGACAATGGTGACAAAGGAACGT AAAATGCAACAGCAATCAAACTCAGATAGTCCTCTAATTTCTCCAAGAGAAAGTGACGATAGTAAG GAATTCCTTTTGCTCCATCAAGCACTCAACCCGGAATTCCTTGCCAGTCAACATCTGATGAAAGCGGGG CAGCTCTGCAAAAGTGTCGCGAGGAGCAAGACAATGGGGAGATGGTTGAAAGATCAAAAGCAAAGGAAAAAGCAAGAGCTTAGAAGTCACAACGCCCAGGTGCATGCAGCAGTGTCGGTGGCAGGGGTCGCTGCAGCGGTAGCAGCTATTGCAACCTCGTTAGTAACCTCTCCCGAGCGATCTGGAACCCAACAGAAGCCATCTTCAAACGTATCAACTGCAATTGCATCCGCAGCAGCTCTGGTTGCATCTCATTGCATTGAAATTGCTGAGGATATGGGAGCCGATCAGGAACAAATCCTATCAGTTGTTAATTCAGCAATTAACGCGAGGACTAATGGTGACATTATGGCACTCACTGCTGGAGCTGCTACAG cATTGAGAGGTGCTGCCACACTAAGGACAAGGCTGCAAAAGGGGTCCGGAGCTGAAGCTATTGCTTTGGCAGATGAGCAAAATGACATTAGTAAAGAATCAAATGTCACAGCAACACTGAATTTTGTCTCTAGAGGGGGAGAACTACTAAAATGTACAAGAAAAG GTGATCTCCACTGGAAGCAAGTCTCtttcaacataaattcaaaCTGGCAG GTGGTAGCTAAAATGAAAAGCAAGCACATGGCAGGAACATttacaaagaagaagaaat GTGTAGTCTCTGGAGTCTATAGTGACATACCAGCATGGCCGGGACGAGAGGAAGAAGCACACGAGCATAGAGCCTACTTCGGGATACAAACTGTTGACAGGATAATTGAGTTTGAAtgcagaaacaaaggagaaaaaCAGATGTGGGTAGATGGGATCCAACATATGTTGTCTTGCCAAATGAAGATGACTTGA